The proteins below come from a single Gossypium raimondii isolate GPD5lz chromosome 2, ASM2569854v1, whole genome shotgun sequence genomic window:
- the LOC105788064 gene encoding rop guanine nucleotide exchange factor 12 has product MVRAVEQEQESKKLTSTILDFKGSNDNKGEGDNGLNSNVSIEEMVAAFQAREKQLLNEMDQMKEKFAKLLLGEDMSGGGTGVSSALALSNAITNLAASVFGEQSRLEPMSTERKARWRKEMAWLLSVTDHIVELVPSHQKNKDGSDMEIMVTKQRNDLLMNIPALRTLDRMLIDGLDTFKDQTEFYYLSKDASDSEKGNNKREDDKWWLPTVKVPPDGLSEAARKNLQVQKECVTQVLKAAMAINAQLLSEMEIPESYIESLPKNGRASLGDSIYKSITDEFFDPDQFLSSMDLSSEHKILDLKNRIEASIVIWKRKMHQKDSKSWGSGVSMEKRELFEERVEIILHLIKHRFPGLPQSSLDISKIEYNKDVGQAVLESYSRILESLAHTVMSRIEDVIRADLLTQDPPESNPTKDDSRPNSVHAGDDSESTNAQTLSDLLTWTTDQNDNEDQTEPQLETPKENNDQKHLTKLNMLITKKISYLESLGGLRSPTSRH; this is encoded by the exons ATGGTTCGAGCTGTTGAACAAGAACAAGAAAGTAAAAAGTTGACGTCAACGATACTCGATTTCAAGGGTTCTAATGATAACAAAGGCGAAGGTGACAATGGCTTGAATTCAAATGTGTCCATTGAAGAAATGGTCGCTGCCTTCCAAGCCAGAGAAAAGCAATTATTAAATG AGATGGACCAAATGAAGGAAAAGTTTGCTAAATTACTATTGGGTGAGGACATGTCTGGTGGAGGGACTGGAGTTTCATCAGCTTTAGCACTCTCAAATGCCATTACAAACCTTGCTG CATCTGTTTTTGGTGAACAATCTCGCTTAGAGCCAATGTCAACTGAAAGGAAAGCAAGGTGGAGAAAAGAAATGGCCTGGCTATTGTCTGTAACTGATCACATTGTTGAACTTGTTCCTTCTCACCAAAAAAACAAGGATGGTTCTGACATGGAG ATAATGGTCACTAAGCAACGAAATGATCTTCTTATGAACATTCCAGCCCTGAGGACACTTGATAGAATGCTTATC GATGGTTTGGATACCTTCAAAGACCAAACCGAATTCTACTATTTGTCAAAAGATGCCTCAGACTCAGAAAAGGGAAATAACAAGAGAGAAGATGATAAATGGTGGCTGCCTACTGTTAAAGTTCCCCCGGATGGTCTATCAGAAGCTGCAAGGAAAAACCTTCAGGTTCAAAAGGAATGTGTCACTCAAGTTCTTAAAGCAGCAATGGCAATTAATGCTCAACTTCTATCTGAGATGGAGATCCCTGAAAGCTACATTGAATCCCTCCCTAAG AACGGGAGAGCTAGTCTTGGAGATTCAATCTATAAGAGTATCACAGACGAATTCTTTGATCCAGATCAATTCCTTTCTAGTATGGACCTATCATCAGAGCACAAGATTTTAGACCTCAAGAATAGAATTGAGGCATCTATAGTGATTTGGAAGAGGAAAATGCACCAAAAGGATTCGAAATCATGGGGCTCTGGTGTTAGTATGGAGAAAAGAGAACTGTTTGAGGAAAGAGTTGAGATCATTTTACACCTTATCAAACATAGGTTCCCAGGACTTCCTCAATCTTCACTAGACATCAGCAAAATTGAGTACAATAAG GATGTAGGGCAGGCTGTCCTAGAGAGCTATTCAAGAATACTGGAGAGTTTGGCACACACGGTTATGTCCAGAATCGAAGATGTCATCCGTGCTGATTTACTTACACAAGATCCACCAGAATCCAACCCCACAAAAGATGATAGCCGGCCTAACTCGGTGCATGCAGGAGATGATTCGGAGAGTACCAATGCGCAGACCCTCTCGGATTTACTTACATGGACTACAGACCAAAATGACAATGAAGACCAAACAGAGCCACAACTAGAGACACCCAAAGAGAATAATGATCAAAAGCACTTGACAAAACTTAATATGTTAATTACCAAGAAGATTTCTTATCTTGAGAGCTTGGGTGGATTAAGAAGTCCAACATCACGCCATTAA